The proteins below are encoded in one region of Bremerella sp. P1:
- a CDS encoding LysR family transcriptional regulator produces the protein MKHVYKDMSYQQLRSYCETVRLGSMSSAAESLEVSHPTVWKQIRALEELLGQKLIESDGRRSEITPQGRILAELATPIITEFETLQQRFEKACDASPRILTIASPPRSYTDDLLGVIASFRQRFPDVQLIMREVFESLGNEMLENREVDFVIGDSKCCRRPEELVVEQMYRIDPMVIMPVGHPLASRRKIMPKDLAKYPVLNHRESYPDEEGKAILTKAGVFKNPARGFDLVLAASIRSCVKQGHGIGLVGRVIPNSPGDPELIERSLAHCLPPTICYGYREHRISEDPILQAFIDLTKQQLAPQE, from the coding sequence TTGAAGCATGTTTACAAGGACATGTCTTATCAACAACTGCGGAGCTATTGCGAAACGGTTCGACTCGGGAGCATGTCCTCTGCAGCCGAGTCGCTTGAGGTGTCTCATCCGACCGTTTGGAAACAGATTCGTGCGCTGGAAGAGTTGCTAGGGCAGAAGCTAATTGAATCGGACGGACGGCGTAGTGAAATCACTCCCCAGGGAAGAATTTTGGCAGAGCTGGCGACTCCCATCATTACGGAGTTCGAGACACTCCAGCAGCGATTTGAAAAGGCTTGCGACGCATCGCCGCGCATACTTACGATTGCCTCGCCCCCTCGGAGCTATACTGATGACCTGCTTGGGGTGATTGCCAGCTTTCGTCAGAGGTTTCCTGATGTCCAGCTGATCATGCGTGAGGTCTTTGAGTCTTTGGGCAACGAAATGCTGGAAAACCGGGAGGTAGACTTTGTCATTGGCGACAGCAAGTGTTGTCGCCGCCCGGAAGAGTTGGTCGTCGAACAGATGTATAGGATTGATCCCATGGTCATCATGCCTGTGGGGCACCCGCTTGCATCACGCCGAAAGATAATGCCCAAGGACCTTGCCAAATATCCGGTCCTGAATCATCGAGAGTCGTATCCGGACGAAGAAGGCAAAGCCATTCTGACCAAAGCGGGCGTTTTCAAAAACCCGGCGCGAGGCTTCGACCTGGTATTGGCGGCTTCGATTCGAAGCTGTGTAAAACAGGGTCATGGAATTGGTTTGGTAGGTCGCGTCATTCCCAATTCTCCCGGAGACCCTGAGTTGATTGAGAGATCCTTGGCACACTGCTTGCCTCCAACCATCTGCTATGGGTATCGCGAGCATCGAATCTCGGAAGACCCGATCCTGCAGGCCTTCATCGATCTAACAAAGCAGCAGTTAGCTCCTCAAGAGTAG
- a CDS encoding aminotransferase class V-fold PLP-dependent enzyme: MPACCPYDALPADSAYLDKPYLNTAAEGLPLAACLDAVRQYFIEKCLGEPGRVFFWNQYQRARVGAANLFSVDPSQIALVSSTTEALNTIAHSIEWQPGDEIVLTSNEFPSNIFPWVVLQQKGVRLRIVAPGPEGISIDKLLENINPRTKLITLSQVSYATGELIDPEPIWQRVRDTDTLLCVDATQAAGRVPVRGDLADFTVASAFKWINSIHGTAMMSVSSRVLADNLRGPTGWLSTEFCFADDRFDTFHPRSDAQRFQAGMPNFASVYAVAEALAFHTPERVQAQATQQAPLIQSLRDSLLEMGLDVLLPEDKSRHAGIVSFNCPKAAAWKQELALYGSYVQGDDNRIRAAVHWYNTEQQIHQFLDALARVQGKEPIPTRTPA, from the coding sequence ATGCCAGCCTGTTGTCCTTACGATGCACTTCCTGCGGATTCGGCCTATCTCGATAAGCCTTATTTGAATACCGCAGCCGAAGGCCTGCCTCTTGCCGCATGTCTGGATGCCGTGCGTCAATATTTCATCGAGAAGTGCCTAGGCGAACCCGGTCGCGTTTTCTTCTGGAATCAATATCAGCGGGCACGCGTCGGCGCGGCGAACCTGTTCTCAGTTGATCCTTCTCAGATAGCCTTGGTTAGCAGCACGACCGAGGCTCTGAACACGATTGCCCACTCAATCGAATGGCAGCCAGGCGATGAGATCGTCCTCACGTCTAACGAATTTCCGTCGAACATTTTTCCCTGGGTCGTTTTGCAGCAGAAAGGGGTTCGCCTGCGAATCGTTGCTCCTGGCCCCGAAGGCATATCGATCGACAAATTGCTAGAAAATATCAATCCCCGTACGAAGTTGATCACGCTCAGCCAAGTGAGCTATGCCACCGGCGAACTAATTGACCCAGAACCGATCTGGCAGCGAGTCCGTGACACAGACACTCTCCTGTGCGTTGACGCCACACAAGCTGCCGGACGCGTCCCGGTCCGTGGAGACCTTGCAGATTTCACCGTCGCCAGCGCCTTTAAGTGGATCAACTCAATCCATGGCACGGCAATGATGTCGGTCAGCTCTCGAGTGCTCGCAGATAACTTACGCGGTCCCACCGGGTGGCTCTCCACGGAATTTTGCTTCGCTGACGACCGTTTCGATACGTTTCACCCTCGCAGTGATGCCCAGCGATTTCAAGCCGGCATGCCAAACTTCGCGAGCGTTTATGCCGTTGCCGAGGCTTTAGCGTTTCACACACCAGAGCGAGTCCAGGCACAAGCCACGCAACAGGCTCCCCTCATTCAATCCCTAAGAGACAGTTTGCTGGAGATGGGGCTTGATGTCCTACTTCCCGAAGATAAATCGAGGCACGCAGGAATTGTATCCTTCAACTGCCCTAAGGCGGCCGCGTGGAAGCAGGAACTCGCCCTCTACGGGAGCTATGTCCAAGGCGACGATAACCGTATTCGAGCTGCCGTGCATTGGTATAACACGGAACAACAGATCCATCAGTTCCTCGACGCGTTAGCGCGTGTCCAAGGAAAAGAGCCGATTCCAACACGTACCCCCGCTTAG
- a CDS encoding dihydrodipicolinate synthase family protein: MSSNHFIPQGVIPACLMPFDARLEIDEQSYRRHLSDLAGTNGISAITVNGHAAEVHALSFEEQRRAIEIARDEIVDRIPLVAGIHTGNTREASRLAAMAAVAGADALLVFPSDVLVMGGQQRPECARAHVAAIAESTDLPLILFQYPLNSGLGYPLETLLALCTEFPSIKAIKDWCNDPHLHEQHIRELHALDRPVRVLSTHSMWLLSSLVLGCDGLLSGAGSVVASLQVALFQAVQNDDLETARVINDRIYPTVQAFYRAPLLDMHNRMKEALVLLGRLDAAYVRPPLAKLTQPEIERISALMQDAGFTTSTNSDFGNH, encoded by the coding sequence ATGAGTAGCAACCATTTTATTCCTCAGGGCGTTATTCCTGCTTGTCTGATGCCGTTCGATGCTCGGCTTGAAATCGATGAACAGTCCTATCGACGTCACCTCAGCGATCTTGCCGGTACGAATGGCATCTCCGCAATCACCGTCAACGGACATGCCGCCGAGGTTCATGCATTGAGCTTTGAGGAGCAGCGACGCGCGATAGAAATTGCCCGTGACGAGATCGTGGATCGGATACCACTGGTAGCTGGTATTCACACTGGAAATACGCGCGAAGCGAGCCGTCTAGCAGCAATGGCAGCTGTCGCTGGCGCCGACGCACTGCTGGTCTTTCCCTCTGATGTCCTGGTCATGGGTGGTCAGCAGCGCCCTGAATGTGCCCGTGCTCATGTTGCGGCCATCGCTGAATCGACGGATCTGCCTCTGATTCTCTTTCAATACCCGCTGAACAGTGGTCTCGGCTATCCGCTGGAGACGCTGCTCGCGCTTTGCACCGAATTTCCTTCAATCAAAGCCATCAAGGACTGGTGCAACGACCCTCATCTGCACGAACAACACATCCGCGAACTTCACGCGTTAGATCGTCCGGTTCGCGTACTCTCTACGCACAGCATGTGGCTGCTGTCCTCCTTGGTTCTAGGCTGTGACGGGCTGCTTTCCGGTGCCGGTAGCGTGGTCGCCAGTCTGCAAGTTGCGTTATTCCAGGCTGTTCAGAATGACGACCTGGAAACAGCTCGTGTTATCAACGATCGCATCTATCCAACCGTTCAGGCTTTCTACCGTGCCCCCCTGCTCGACATGCACAATCGCATGAAAGAAGCGCTGGTATTGCTCGGTCGACTCGACGCAGCCTACGTACGTCCACCATTAGCAAAACTCACTCAACCCGAAATTGAACGCATTAGCGCGCTTATGCAAGACGCGGGTTTTACTACTTCCACTAATTCCGACTTTGGAAACCACTAA
- a CDS encoding fumarylacetoacetate hydrolase family protein has product MKIANIGGRAHIVTATGGVDIEEASDGRFTSDNQQLISQLDELQSWYSSSELAEDPSLSTGSLEKSFDRLQSPVPNPSQVFAIGLNYKAHGEEVAMATPQEPMIFTKFQSSIAGPGATVTLPSDTVDWEVEMVVVIGHSGRNIGKMDAMKHVAGYCVGQDISERTLQLACKPPQFSVAKSYEAFAPMGPWLTTSDAVDISSIRLTCQVGGETLQDGNTRDMIFDVPTLISYLSNICELRTGDIIFTGTPDGVGMGRKPPRYIEDGWLLESTIEGLGTLSNPCRRR; this is encoded by the coding sequence ATGAAGATCGCAAACATCGGCGGCCGCGCACATATCGTGACGGCCACAGGTGGAGTAGACATTGAAGAAGCATCCGACGGCCGATTCACCTCCGATAATCAACAACTTATTTCGCAGCTTGACGAACTCCAAAGTTGGTACTCCAGCAGCGAACTAGCGGAAGACCCATCTCTAAGTACAGGTAGTCTCGAAAAGTCATTCGATCGTTTGCAGTCGCCGGTACCTAATCCCAGCCAGGTCTTTGCCATTGGCCTCAATTACAAGGCGCATGGTGAGGAAGTCGCTATGGCTACGCCGCAGGAACCCATGATTTTTACCAAGTTCCAGTCTTCTATCGCGGGACCAGGGGCAACCGTCACTCTGCCCAGCGATACGGTCGACTGGGAGGTTGAAATGGTGGTGGTCATTGGTCACAGCGGCCGCAACATTGGCAAGATGGATGCGATGAAACACGTGGCGGGTTACTGTGTTGGTCAGGACATCTCTGAGCGAACGCTTCAACTTGCTTGCAAACCACCACAGTTCAGTGTGGCCAAAAGCTATGAGGCATTTGCTCCCATGGGTCCCTGGCTTACCACTTCCGACGCCGTTGATATCTCATCGATTCGACTAACCTGCCAAGTTGGTGGTGAAACTCTGCAGGACGGGAACACACGGGACATGATATTTGATGTTCCCACACTGATTTCATATCTCTCAAACATCTGTGAGCTCAGAACCGGCGACATCATTTTCACTGGCACACCCGATGGAGTGGGCATGGGGCGCAAGCCACCCAGGTACATTGAAGATGGCTGGTTGCTGGAATCAACGATCGAAGGCCTGGGAACGCTTTCCAATCCATGCCGTCGACGTTAG
- a CDS encoding sialidase family protein — protein sequence MRTIIAYIVLLATCVNCFGADANQESSGIYTRENNHTDPNEREGTPVYLTANDMSIATGKPSLVNMSHGSTHIPVWSLSGGTVGQSVAGIVNGLPADCTAVRVEIVVTTTHNSTSPEFSDVYRVHLSQLVENAPFTDRYALGKPVQTALPSAPLHSRTIVLETYYEVDPSAPLWLRIQREPGEPADTFIHPTGLAVVKVTPLNLDPRQSYVVQDVNGYNSWPMTQAIGETLVCTYSRGSAHSIGEDARAVYARTSTDDGKTWTPETVVADTPGYGEVTVGKGLDSKGAMLLWVRRIGKDWNHDLYRTTDGVTFTHVATPKLDVQPMQITDVFAVPKVGLMALWFAGKYSDEAVHSWGVMTSNDDGLTWTQKTIESGLTKKEWPTEPAAVYLGDGRILAIGRTEGGPSQFQMVSTDYGATWTRERTNIGDIMASTPSLILDPKTGMLSNYYYERGRGILRCRVVDPESIFDHPRNWPASEVVAIGSKIAFDSGNANATAIGDTHYISFYSGKAPNTAVLIAEQPAPAASK from the coding sequence ATGAGAACGATCATTGCCTACATCGTGCTTCTTGCCACGTGCGTAAACTGCTTCGGAGCGGACGCAAATCAAGAGTCATCTGGCATATATACTCGAGAGAACAATCACACCGACCCCAATGAACGTGAAGGGACGCCGGTTTACTTGACCGCTAACGACATGTCAATCGCGACGGGCAAGCCATCGCTCGTGAACATGTCGCACGGTTCCACGCATATACCAGTTTGGTCCTTATCCGGTGGTACCGTCGGACAGTCTGTTGCCGGTATCGTGAACGGTCTTCCAGCGGATTGTACCGCCGTCCGCGTCGAGATTGTGGTTACGACAACGCACAATTCGACGAGCCCTGAGTTCTCGGATGTTTACCGGGTCCACTTATCCCAGTTGGTGGAGAATGCACCGTTTACAGACCGCTATGCGTTGGGTAAACCTGTGCAAACGGCCCTGCCTTCCGCGCCGCTCCATTCCCGGACCATCGTTCTTGAAACCTACTACGAAGTTGATCCAAGTGCTCCCCTTTGGCTTCGGATTCAACGGGAGCCTGGTGAACCTGCCGACACTTTCATCCATCCCACCGGTCTGGCTGTCGTCAAAGTAACTCCCCTGAATCTCGACCCGCGCCAGTCGTATGTTGTCCAAGACGTTAATGGATACAATTCCTGGCCAATGACCCAGGCCATCGGAGAAACACTGGTCTGCACATACAGTCGTGGCTCTGCCCACTCCATCGGCGAAGATGCCCGTGCAGTTTACGCTCGAACCTCTACGGATGATGGCAAGACCTGGACGCCGGAAACCGTGGTTGCCGATACCCCTGGTTACGGGGAGGTTACTGTCGGAAAGGGATTGGATTCCAAGGGAGCGATGCTTCTCTGGGTTCGTCGAATCGGAAAGGATTGGAACCACGATCTTTACCGCACCACAGATGGCGTGACGTTCACGCACGTGGCGACGCCGAAACTCGACGTACAACCCATGCAGATCACGGATGTGTTCGCAGTCCCCAAGGTCGGGCTCATGGCGTTATGGTTCGCGGGAAAGTATAGCGACGAAGCCGTTCACTCTTGGGGCGTGATGACTAGCAATGACGATGGCCTCACCTGGACGCAGAAAACTATCGAGTCTGGGTTGACGAAGAAAGAGTGGCCGACCGAGCCTGCCGCCGTCTACCTGGGCGATGGCCGAATCCTTGCCATTGGACGAACGGAAGGCGGTCCCTCACAATTTCAGATGGTCTCCACCGACTACGGCGCGACCTGGACGCGCGAGCGAACGAATATTGGCGATATCATGGCCTCCACGCCGAGCCTCATCCTCGATCCTAAGACCGGAATGCTGAGCAACTATTACTACGAACGTGGTAGAGGCATCCTTCGCTGCCGAGTCGTCGATCCAGAGAGCATCTTCGATCATCCCCGCAACTGGCCTGCGTCCGAAGTCGTTGCTATTGGTAGCAAGATCGCTTTTGATTCTGGCAATGCGAATGCTACCGCTATCGGGGACACGCACTATATCTCGTTTTACTCCGGCAAGGCTCCTAATACGGCGGTCCTTATAGCAGAGCAACCGGCACCGGCGGCTAGTAAGTAG
- a CDS encoding alpha/beta hydrolase: protein MRAIIPCMAILVMASLTLAASAQDETVHKGVYYGPETGTEYQKERCQLDIYLPGDQSDKFPVLIYFHGGGIVGGSRGGPNLTKQGVCLVAPSYRLSPKAQCPDYLNDAADAVAWTFKNIEKYGGDPDRIFIGGMSAGSYLAAMIAMDKSWLEKRDIDVDRIAGLLPISGHMITHFTVRKERGISASTGLSDEFAPLYHVRKTPFPIFIQCGDNDYPSRQEENKLFVSMMIKYAKQPESDIIYKEYPGTHGTFGKDKQKQEDFAHFILEKSGIEER from the coding sequence ATGAGAGCTATCATCCCGTGCATGGCCATCTTAGTCATGGCATCACTCACTTTGGCCGCTTCTGCTCAGGACGAAACGGTTCACAAAGGTGTTTACTACGGCCCCGAAACTGGGACAGAGTACCAGAAGGAACGGTGTCAGCTAGATATCTATCTCCCTGGGGATCAGTCCGACAAATTCCCGGTACTCATTTACTTTCATGGAGGCGGAATCGTCGGTGGAAGCCGAGGCGGTCCTAACCTGACGAAGCAAGGCGTCTGTCTTGTCGCGCCATCCTATCGTCTAAGTCCCAAGGCCCAATGCCCTGACTATCTCAACGACGCAGCGGACGCAGTGGCCTGGACATTCAAGAACATCGAGAAGTACGGCGGAGATCCGGACCGCATCTTCATCGGTGGTATGTCGGCCGGAAGTTATCTAGCCGCTATGATCGCCATGGATAAGAGCTGGCTCGAGAAACGTGATATCGACGTTGACCGGATTGCCGGGCTGCTCCCGATCAGTGGCCACATGATTACACACTTTACTGTCAGGAAGGAACGTGGAATCTCGGCGAGTACCGGATTATCGGACGAGTTCGCACCGCTGTACCACGTGCGCAAGACGCCCTTTCCAATCTTCATTCAGTGTGGCGACAATGACTATCCCAGCCGTCAGGAAGAAAACAAACTCTTTGTTTCCATGATGATCAAGTACGCGAAACAGCCGGAGAGTGACATCATCTACAAAGAGTACCCGGGAACACACGGTACCTTTGGTAAAGACAAACAGAAGCAGGAAGACTTCGCCCATTTCATTCTCGAGAAGTCTGGAATCGAAGAACGTTAG
- a CDS encoding HpcH/HpaI aldolase family protein, whose translation MSHDFRKRLRERQTLLGTIVSSTDPASAEVLAECGFDWLFIDAEHGPYETTDLLPVLRAVDHRIPCIVRVPASEEIPIKKTLDIGATGIIAPQTNTVEQVESVVRYCRYSPNGNRGVGLSRASTYGLGLTEYVGSANDEVAVIVQAEHIEAVENIEQIVKVEGVDAIFIGPYDLSASMGKMGEVTAPDVVDAIEHVTKVCDAAKMPLGIFGVSAESVKPYIERGYSLIVSGVDVLMMAHAAKGMLSTLRSSNDRKGTE comes from the coding sequence ATGAGTCATGACTTTCGCAAGAGGCTTCGTGAGCGACAAACGCTACTCGGAACGATTGTGAGTTCAACCGATCCTGCTTCCGCAGAAGTGCTCGCTGAATGCGGTTTCGATTGGCTCTTTATCGATGCCGAACACGGACCTTACGAAACGACAGATCTCTTGCCCGTCTTACGCGCGGTGGATCATCGCATTCCTTGTATCGTCCGCGTTCCTGCGTCGGAAGAGATTCCTATCAAGAAGACACTCGATATTGGTGCGACCGGCATCATCGCACCACAAACGAATACTGTCGAACAGGTTGAATCGGTAGTGCGATACTGTCGCTATTCACCCAACGGCAATCGCGGCGTCGGCCTGTCTCGGGCATCGACATATGGACTAGGGCTCACCGAATACGTTGGATCAGCCAACGACGAAGTGGCTGTTATTGTGCAGGCCGAGCATATCGAAGCCGTCGAGAACATCGAGCAGATCGTGAAAGTCGAAGGGGTCGACGCCATATTCATTGGTCCGTATGACCTATCCGCCAGTATGGGCAAGATGGGCGAAGTGACCGCTCCAGACGTCGTGGACGCAATCGAACACGTGACCAAAGTGTGCGACGCTGCGAAAATGCCACTAGGCATCTTTGGTGTCTCGGCCGAATCGGTCAAGCCATATATCGAGCGAGGTTACTCACTAATCGTATCTGGTGTGGACGTCTTAATGATGGCTCATGCCGCGAAGGGAATGTTGTCAACGTTACGATCGTCTAACGATCGAAAGGGAACCGAATGA